aaataatcgattcgtttctcagcgtccgacactcttgtaactaactcagagaattttatttccatcgccgtaatcgatcgacgtattacagcgagatcctccaagtcagcaagaaccttcgtcaacatcaccgacatgttggacagctgACGCTGGAtgtcctctcccgccgcgccatccaaatcgagttcctggtctgtaggtctgtcggacctttcatcctgaacacgttaagtgtcttttaatgtctccagagcccgatgattttgacttctttgccatgttttacctcaaagagcaaatgtgtaactgggtgtatcgaatttcatcaaattataacatgagaataataaaaaatttagcaaagtgagcagagctcgtcattcacacgtctgcttcttgcatggtgtcacatgACCTCCGGCCAATCAGCCTTGaaggctctatatggttaggattatagatgttcacaatgcattcttacattctgaacaaacataagataatcaaCAATATAGGTACACCATGACAAAGGATCAactcagtggtcttgagaaaataagtatcaaccatgtgatcaCTGGGCAGATAGGCTATGACAAATTcgttgatgattttgcatcaatgaaaactaggagAGGAGGGTTAAATTTTAAATTAGGAATTAGgtgtaatagcacaagcagcaatctaaaagtattttgccattttctttatttattgacaaaaatgtatttgagcaATTTAAGTTATTAATATATACAAtgtacatgttaatatgatttgccaatattgtgtgtgtgtgtgtatatatatatatatatatataaacattatgtccagtaaacataaaaaagctaaatcaatatttggtgtgaccacctttgcctttaaaaacgcaccaattctcctaggtacacctggacacagtttttcttggttgttgtcagataggatgttccaagcatcttggagaattcaccacagttcttctatctatttagactgtctcaattgcttctgtctcttaatgtaatctcagactgacacgatgttcagtggggggctttgtggggaccatgacatctgttgcagggctccctgttcttctattctaatcttttctatttgcaaaagtaatgtttgggagtctaacatttatatttcctattgacacactaaagctgaagatataaataaccatcttaagacaaatgcttttgtgaaacatcttatgtgcctaaaactattgcacagtactgtatatactgtatatagttcatttttatattcattgtctagttatttttatttaaagggacagttcaccccaaaatgaaaattctctcatcatttactcacagtcgtgccattccagaaacatggctttctttcttttgcagaagacaaatgaagatttttagaagaatatctcagctctgtaggtccataaaatgcaagtgaatgttggccagaactttgaagctccaaaaagcacattaaggcagcataaaagtaatccataagactccagtgttttaatcaatgtcttcagaagtgatatgataggtgtggatgagaaaatcttaattttttggtgaactatcccttttatttattttgtgtgttaaaGCATAGTTCTGTAATAAAAAGTTAATATGATGCGTGTGCAAGAGTTCAGGCGGAGGCACGTGCTGTTATGTTACAGTAGCCTATGTATTGTGTATTTCCCATTCATCACTATATTAAAACATCATTGTTTATGCGTATCATGTTAAATATGTTTAACTTTGCGAAAGCAACACATTCTATCTTCAGagagattttctttttctgtgttgTGACTGGAGAcgctttatacattttaaatagcaaattctggTCATCATAACACATTGCAAAGTTATTGTGGTTTCAATTTGTTATTGTGTAAATATGTAAGCACTTgatttatgcacattttgtggATGTCTCCTAACAGATCTAATTCAaatcactgttttgtttttaacttgAATTTTACATGCAGTCTCTTATATTCTGCAGAGGATTCAGAatatttaatgcacaaataattaATCATCTGAGACTGTAAATCAAACAGATAGAAAAGCAAATGATGCATGAAATACTAATtagtatgtaaacattttgttttataatgacacATTTTGTAAGATTTCATGTCCACTCATTCATCCAGATAAATTGTAGGCCTACTAAACTTGAATGATAGCAATTATTAAACTGCTACAACACAAATCTGTCATAGAAATGCAATTTTCCTGTGTTGCGACTGTGGTAATTATATTACAGACCTATGATATTGCAAATACATTGCCAATATGTCACAGAATTACCCAAATATTACGAATACTTTCTGTAACCGGACCATTCTGGGTAAGCTTGGGACATTAGGAGGACGTAAAGATGACATTGTGAATAAGTAATTTAATGGTAATGAAATGATGGGCCCATGACGTTGCAGTTAAACCTGTTAGTAAAAATGAATTCAACTGCCAAAAatgatgaataaatgatgtaacTGGTACATTGTGTGTTAGCAGAGAAGTCTCGAGGTTAGCTGCAGGAATCCTTTACTCAACTACATGTACATCCAATCCTCTTGCATAAGTAGGTTTAACTGTAAATAAACTCATAACGTGTAACTAAAGTGTAGGCTACTAATCAGAAAAAGATTCATTTCTAATGAAAGAAAACACATAGTTGATTGTttcatgtatatattttattatgctTTCATTATAATGGATTTAATACTTTCTGAGTAGTTTATACTCGTTCAGAGATTGTCATGTGCTCAATCAGATACAAAAATGAATTCCTTTATGGGTGGTGGTGGTGACCTAAATGAaaccagaaacagaaaaaaaagttattcagAATCTTCTTACTTATATTATGTATTACCATATTACCAGAGAAGAAGACACAAGACACTACACTTTAAATGCACTGTATTTCTGGGGTACCTATTTGCAGACATGAATTTTAGTACAGATGATGTTTGGGCCATCAGTGGTGTGGAGCTCGTCGATCAAAGTGCTTATATACTTTTGGATAAATTTCTTGCACTGAGATTTATATATGGGGAGTTTCTCGCACTTGTTGTTCAGCTTCACTTTGATTTCATCCTAAGGAAATTGATGTCATTAGTAAGAGGTGCTATAAAGGGTCAATTAAATATTGTGGCCTGAAATCATGACACCCACCGGCGTTGTTTTGGAGGAGATAATTTTTCTTACTTTCTTCATGATTATTTTACATATCAAGCAATAATCAAAAATCTTTTGCTCCATCATGTTGTCAGCCTGAAAAACACATGAAACAACATATAACAGCTAAGAACAGATAAgaaccatttaaaggaatattccaggttcagtagaccttattcacactagcaccaTCTTTGGTGGGAATGacaatgggaatgacaatgaggctgtgagggatggacttagtctcttcaatggcacgaacggtataaagctgtatatagctcctagatcacatctgattttccactactcatgttgtctggagttctttgtctaTACTGAATGTCCTTGggcagatattttatcaatgttttgtccacggaacaacccaaaaacactttaaactgcagtacagcccattgaagagactcttaagtctatccctcacagcctcgttctCATTCCCATtacaaatcaaagatggcgctagcgtgaataaggtcggtacaatttaagctcaatcgacagcatttgtggtatgatgttgattaccacaaacatttattttgactcatcccttcttttccttaaaaaaagcaaaaatctgggttacagtgaggcactaacaattgatgggggccaatctgtaaacgttcaaATTAGAggttggccgatatatcggttttaccgattaatcgttgCCTATAGTTGctgatttttcttttattattcctcatcaataaacctcatctggtgaaatgtatctacaaaactcttcatctggtgattATAAAGGctattaaaagcttaatttgataaatacttcacttacttcaaacttacttctctgtctgctcgtatgaatgtaacacatcataagaaagtgtttcaccgctgttcaaatgcactttggatcgcatcatttatatgtataaatgttttccatctgaaaggactaaatattaaatgaaacaaatgacaataaaatgcaaagtaatctcttcagtaatctaaatactttttgaatgtaactgtattctaaataccaatgatttaaattgtaactgtagtggaatacagttacttatattttgtattttaaatacgtaatcctgttacatgtattccattactccccaaccctggattcacatttctgcctttaaaccctccaaaaattggccccattcacttccattgtaagtgccgcactgtaacctcgatttttgctttttttcaagaaaataaattttgtggtaatcaacattatgccacaagtacTGTCAAAAAACTATATGTAGTATATAGATGactgtgcatcatcacggcccagccatgccctcctcctcgtcacaaattaTAATTAACTATCACATAGAATAGTTAAGTAATAGTCTCCCCTCTATTTTCCTGGTAAACAGTATTAAGTGATTTACATAATAATTGATCAGGTTAACATGATTGTACTTGTTTATTTTTCGAAACAAGAGAGTCGAAGTCATGTACATCTTGAGCACAAACTGTTGGAATTAAATCAGTTTAAGTTGCCAATTTCATATTTATCGATTATTGGTCCCTCAGTCTTGCACAACAGATCCAACATAAGTTTGTATGTTTACACTTCATAAATTGTGTTTATTGTGAACTGGATAAGCTTACAGGAATCTCTTCAAGTTGATCCTCAGCAGAGTCCAGTTCACGAATCTCCCAGTGAGCTGCACACACTgtgaaaagtgcattaaaaataatgaatgcaAAGTTAAAACAAATGACTACCCAAGAACATTTGGTAAGCAGTTCAAAATTTCACAGACTGAACAATTGTAAGGAAAAATACAGAACTGAGATCATAGCGTGGATTTTACCTGAGTATACGAGTAAGGTGGCAAGAAAGATGTTCCGGAGCATGTTGATGTTGAAGAGTTACCAGCTGAAGAACCTTTCAGAGTCTGTACGTCTGTGTTCTTTAAAAGCCTGTGGACACTTTTGTAGTAGCCCTTCTTATAGGGCTCTGTTTGAACCACAGTGACCAAAACCACAAACAAAAAGTCATAGATGAATCATAATTAGtaatattctttattatatttgtaaattatagCTTTGTTGGTTGTTCATACAGCCTAAAACATATCGTGTACGTTGACTGCACAGGTcttattaaatttgttttataattCAAACATAACTAAAGGCAATGCATTCTTCTCTTAGATACAAAGTTAACTCTTGGTTATTACAGGATGTATGATTCATTCTAGTGAAATGGATCGTTCAGATggtttgtttaaattaataagTCCCAGTGAGgcattttacatttcttttggtagaaatcccaaatttcatttaaaaacgGTTTGCTTCTGTGTAATTACATAAAGTGTCATATAGTGTGCTGTTTATGATTCCAACATGttggtaattgttttttttttttttttgtaaaggtaCAGTCAGGTGATTTACAAACGCTTTGACAACGGTCGTGGCTAGATCCACTGCCAtgtgcatttttaattaaaagtagtTTTAATTAAAGTAGTTTCTACTGTACCTACTTTGTTCTTATCAATGTAGTTCTTATGAGAACTTACAAGGGATACCtcacccaaaataaataaattaattcattatcaTAATTCATATCATAAtcatcagtcattatttactcaccctgacaTTCTGGTTGACATCTCATTTTGTTTTCAatggaaagaaagtaatacaggtttggaacaatatcagggtaagtaaatgatgacagaatttccattttggcaCAACTGTGAAGGCCAGGTGATGATGGTTATAGCACCCTCTAATGTTCATGTAGCAgcttatataattttctttttttctttttctttttttcaaacagtTAGTTAATAACCTTCTATTTGGACTCAGCACTGTTAAGGCCCATTAGTATGATTagaactcatatatatatatatatatatatatatatatatatatatatatatatatatatatatatatatattgaatcatgGTTATACACTTAATTAGATGCAGAGTTGGAAACAGaacgaaggaaaaaaaaaaaaaacattgttaagaCTGCTCATTTGTAATTTGTATTACCAGTTTTTTATAAAACTTCTATACTTATTTACCAATGACATGAGGCAAGACATTTTGTCTGAGGAAAATATTGCATGTTACTCACCAGAAtgtcagggtgagtaaataatgactgatgaTTATGATATGAATTAtgataatgaattaatttatttattttgggtgaGGTATCCCTTGTAAGTTCTCATAAGAACTACATTGATAAGAACAAAGTAGGTACAGTAGAAACTACTTTAATTAAAACTACCTTTAATTAAAAATGCACATGGCAGTGGATCTAGCCACGACCACTGTCAAATTTGCACACAAATTTTGGTGCAAATGGCCTTTGGATCACCAGAAGCGATACTATTAACTAAAGTgttcacagaattattcattttttattcaaaGAGTAGTGagatgaattacattttaaattcttgtaatcagatcatTGAATATCATGCTGCTTTctggtgctttttttgtttttttttgtgtttgaaaCTTAAGCTTTACAACTCTGggctcataatttatttatttatttcaaaacacttagtgataaatgtaattttagttaAAAAGTTTCTGTCGATTTTGTCAGTGTTTtgcttgtgtttatgttttggcctctaGAGTTCCTCCTGGTGCTCTTATACCTAGCGTCTCTATTTGTAAtcagtgtaattaagttcacGTGTGTCATTTAGCCCATGTATTTAAGTTACTCTGTCTCCTAGTTTCTTTGTTTGGTGTTTAGTTGTCCAGAAGCCAGATACCGAGTAAGTGTTCACTCAAAACGTTTGATTAACTCTGCCCTAGGATTTTTCCCCTTCACTGTTTTATTTCTTGTGGACTTTCTCCTCTGGAGTTTTTTTGCTTTaactttttggtgtttttttttttatgcatttggggAATGCCATTTTTGGACTGGTTTAGTTTGAGGATTACTTTTGCTGTTTTTTGCTCCAGCTGTGGATTTCTGTTGCCTgaactttttattaaaatatcttCTGCACCTCAACTTCTTAGTGCGTCTTACTATTGGGTTCACTATCCTCCAGTGGCTCAAGGGTTGAGACTCCTGAGACCCGAGTTCAAGTCCTAGCTCTGACAGATTTTTCCTTTCTACCCCCGTGGGACTGGTGATGCAAAATGAGGAAAATGTTTGTATCTTTAAAAAGCAGCTTTGATCAATATCAGTGAACTGTGAGATGACATGGCAAGGGATTATATGGTTTGAGTGACTCTACTGTTTTCAAAAGCTCAGACTGGCCACATATTGTCTTTTAGATCTTAAGCTTCACTGTGTCCTACCACTCAGCACTCTGGTTAGTGCCCTGGTGCAAAAGGTAttgattttaaaggtgcacagttatttttttttaccaattaaaTTTTACTCCaatgaatgtttattttaaaacatatgtataaaatcatgacagcttacatgagatgaagactctaatCATATCagtaagctattttattctacatggggcaggggcaatgcaaataaatggtgatcagaccttttgtagctccaaaaatcacataaaggaaacataaatccatattttctgaagcgatataataggtgtcaGTGAGAAACGGAacaatatttgtccttttttactctaaatctccactttaactaagatgtgaaagtgaaactaaaccggcaccacatgtgactttcagatgtaaaagtggagattaagagtaaaaaataaaaaaaaaaggacttgattttaatcttgtttctcacccacacctattatatcgcttcagaagatatagatttaaacacaggagtcatatggattacttttgtttcctttatttgtttttggagctacaaacgtttgatcaccattcacatgcattatatgtaactacagagctgagatattcttctaaaaacatttgtttgtgttttgctgaagaaagtcatacacatctgggatggcatgagggtaagtaaatgatgggagaaagttcacccaaaaatgaacaatgTCTTTAATACAAATGTCCATGTCAAGCACTAGTAATGGTAGAGATGGGTTTGCCCACAATAATCAATCATACAAATAAGTGaacaataacattttataaagCTCTTTTAAGGAAATAAACAGCAATTTGAGATGTTGTGTAACAAAGTAACTTGCTTATAAAGTTTGACAACAGGCTGAAATCAAGACATTTAAGGGAAGTAATGTGCTACGTAGTTCAAATGTCACTTGTAGGGACTTGCTCGCACCACTTAGCACAATGTCTTCGGGACTGTGCTAAGTGGATTTGGATGCCTGGTGGAAACTGAACACCATTTCTTGGACGGTGGTGTGTAGGAAAGGTCAAGAGTGTCGTTATGGGGAGTGTGGTGTCTCACGTCTTCTAAAAGATCAGTAAGGCGATCAATTACTGAATCGAGAAAAGTCTCATCTTGTAAGTGGCTTGTCAGATCAGTTATCTCCCTTAACAAGCTACCACACTTTTGCAGTTTCTGTGCTTGGAAACTAGGGGTGGTTAGGATGGTGCCTGAGGGAAGAGCAGGTGGTTGAGTAGAGCTGCCTTTCTCTGGAGTCTTTTTATTCCGTTTCTTCTTCAGAACCTCTGCTCTTTGCCTCGCTAAATGAAGATCAGCAGAGGAAGTTACAGGAAGTGTCCCGGAGTGTCCCAGGCAAACTTCATCCAGAGTGAAGAAAGGGTTCTGCCTGTACATGGAGCTTAGGTTCTCCCAATTCCAGCCGGGAACTAAGTTTAATACAGCACAAAAGTGCTGGCATGGGAGAAGATTTTCCTGCCAGTCCAGGCATGTGCATGAGGGCATCTGCTCATCACTTCCGAAGTTCACCTGATATTCTTCTTGTGAAGTCTGACTTTTAACATTGAAGACAGCCTTGTCAGCAGAAGTTATGTCACTTATATTGAAAAGCAGGGACTCTTGGTGCCTCGCCATGATGTGTTGAGCGATCATTCTTGGCCTGTCCCTTAGATAACAAGGCACATTTGCGCTGTATTTGCGATAGCCACTTGAGCATTTGACATTCAATTCAACATACCTGTATATAGATAAAGAGATTAAACCGCtttatgaagtttttttttttgttattgggCACAGTCATTGGTTGATATTGCAAAAttaacccagacagggtgatctcGCGAAGCGCTGTGGTCTTGtctcaccctgaaggggtttattttgcggtAACAACCGGCTTACTGTACAAATATCCAGCTTATTaaatggctactaaccaaatacataaatacgtggaattaaatattgatttgcgttgaaattactTAAgtaatcgctgaacagctgaaatccacctccagcttgcgtcggagttctgttggtgtttattttgtaaataatgtctGTCTGACCCCTTATTATggatcttattacaagactacctgccaaataaataaatcaatggatgtgaaacattgatttgagtttaaattatttcatttgcTTGCTTGTATAGATCACACactgatccgagaagcaggaaagatgacttgcaataccTGGATGTgtggtctgatatgtggatgtgcggttgttacttagAGATATCACAcctctagatggcgccattgacaaatcagaatagagtattccagagcgcCGTGTAATaaaacgtgttaattcagtgctatatattgacttctaaagctgGTTTTTGTATTGcccaatcaatgctttactcgtcagTTACAATAATACAATGTCTTCGAATTATCGTATATAATGtataagcatatacagtatatatattatcttaatttgggggcctttttcagcaaatattgatatgcgattaattgcgatttatTTGACTAATTATTCAGTATAtcatattaatttgattaaaaaaaattcaattgtcAACCcaaattgtattaaataaaatttatCCTATAATTAGGACAATTAAGATtgttgtattgtgacattattttcatgacaattaagcaccctGCAAATTTCCATTACGGTAATACAGTGGCATGTTTCACCTTTTTTGCAATTCCCATTATACTccatggtgattctcattagaaaCTCATTACTTGTATACAGTAATATTTCAATTGAAATCAGCATTAAAGGCAGCACAACAAATAATACAATGATGTAAAAATACTtggcaatttaaataatatatcattatttgaTGTCACATTATATTAATGAGATTGGGAGAAGGGAtttgtcatgtttaattgtaatgaaaacaaggtcacaatgcaaaaaaactaaATCTCAATAGTCctaaaaaataggcttaattttcctTGAGCAAAATTTAATTGCTTATATCTTTcctttgattttggtgtgaacaAAAAAGAGGTGTTCTTACTTCTGATAGGATCTTGGCAGGAGGTCTCTCACTATCACGATCAGTGTTTCGCTCAGGCTGCAGTTTCTATACCCCTCCAGGTATGAATGCTTCAAAGCTTCATTTTGCCTTTCCACCCCGTTATTTGTGTAGAGGACCAACTTAAGGTTCTCATTTTTGAACACTTTTAACCATCTCTAGTTCAGGACATAGAAGAACAAAGTCAATACATTATTCGCTGTCGTCCTACtgcagggttcccacccttttcgACCAATGACATTCCATGACTGTTCTAGTCATTTAGGATTTCTGGATACagattttaatgaagaaattgattcagaccaatttgcTGATTTGTGAACCGTTTGGAACCATTCATTGACTCTATCATTGGTTTACTAATTATGAAAAACTCAAATACAATTTCAAATAGAGCTGGCCAAAGAGTAACACACCCACCTCTGCTTGAGAAAGCCATTTGCTGGAGAACCATCTTCTGAGCTTCTCATTGGTCTGCCAGACAGGGTGTTGTTTGAGGGTAACGGTGCTGTTCTGAAactcttcttttgtctgagcatctgCTATGGCCCGCAGAAGTGTAAGAACTTCTTTCTGGCATGTCACATCATTGTCCTTTATTCTTGTCCACTCCACCCATTCCTTCTCTCGGTGAAAATCAGAAAGGAGCACTTTAGAGCCTATAGACAAcaaagattaaagggatagtttacccaaaaattaaaattctctcatttactcaccctcatgccatcccagatgtgtatgactttcttttttcagcacaacacaaatgaaggtttttagaagagtatttcagctctgtaggttcatacaatgcaagtgaatggtagccagaactttgaagctccaaaaagcacataaaggcagcataaaattaatctatacgactccagtggtttaatccatgtcttctgaagtgctctaattggttttgggtgagaacagatcaaaatataactcctttttcactgtacatcttgccattgcagtctctaggcatgatcatgatttcaagctcaattacacgtcctagtgcttgatgcacacacagagtgctagatggcacaaggaagtgttattgagcttgaaatcatgatgttgatgtcaagatttacagtgaaaaaggagttatagtttggtctgttttcacccaaaactgactggatcgcttcaaagacattgatttaaccactggggtcatatgggttacttttatgctgcgtttatgtgctttttgaagcttcaaagttttagtcaccattaacttgcattgtatggacctacagagctgagatattcttatataaatctctgtgttctgcagaagaaagtaagtcatacacatctgcgatggcatgagggtgagtaaatgatgagaattttaatttgtggataaactattccttttacaCAGGACATGTCACACAGGAAGTGCTGCCGGTAaaactgttaaaatgtattatattaaaataaaacaaaataggtGGGCTAggttacaaaaaattaaaataaaattgaactGAGAACAAAATGAGTCCACTTTCAAGTTCAggtaaaggtgtgtgtgtgtgtgtgtgtgtgtgtatgcaaagAGAACTGGATTCTTTTACACTCTATTTAAACTTTAGATCAACTAAAGGTGTCTTTACACAGCTGAGTTAAGGCTGCTTTGTACCTGCTCAAAATTTTGTGTTAAGACTCAATGCTGCATAAAAGCCAAACTAAATTaagcctgctctgacccacctcagctCCAGTTttaaggcagttctgatgctgctttagttctgtgtaaattaaatgctgcatcagagcagACTTagactttgttgtcatgacaaagcATATATGTCttaatttagtttcatatttgaaagtataatttaatatttgcattaatttcacatttctgtattcataattctatatttaaaacattaatctcataatAGTATTTATGCAGTTGTAACTGCATTTATGTCTGCTCTGAgtagcattaaacagtctgttcAAATTCAGCTAAATGCCACTTCAgttgcagcttctgtgccacctttgaaCTGTAAAGACGGCTTTACAGAGGTCACAATATCATCAAAATAGTTGAATAATATTGgcctatatataaaattatacagaGATTTACACACTTCTATATTTACCCTTAAACACCTCTTCTAGAGCACCAATTTCTGCCTCACGGAAATCCACCATGAAGTGTGAGGGATTCCAGTCTGAATTCCAATTCTGAAACACTTTCAAGGCATCTGCGATGTCCTCTTTAGTGTCAGTCTGAGTTATAAACACTCCAACAACAGCATAGTTGACATTTGTCCTCACCCACAAGAAGAAGAGCGGCACTGAATATCTGTTAGGCAAAGACTAGGAACTGGTTAATTTTTCCATTCaactttttttataattattgtttatttgtatagACACATTTTCATCTGAGATTCAATTACTATGAATTAGTACAAGTTATACAGCATCTAAACAATCTCATCTCTAATCCCCAACTAATTCCAACCGACATACAGTACCTGCTTGTTCGATAGGTTGCATCCAGTAAGCAGATCTGTTGTCCATACAGCAACATAAGCCTCCTCTGCCAA
This Myxocyprinus asiaticus isolate MX2 ecotype Aquarium Trade chromosome 20, UBuf_Myxa_2, whole genome shotgun sequence DNA region includes the following protein-coding sequences:
- the si:dkey-31c13.1 gene encoding uncharacterized protein si:dkey-31c13.1 isoform X1, yielding MGSIETFASLDHFSAYLRQYEEDTKTKFIVLKSDRSFGKSDQTVEKQLNWEVKTVPFNGIPFKVIGKKTYICHQGRDKHAKAKQRREETKAQCLKEDHSSVKTRRLMQPTKKMGCPATIYVSHIVKFPDYLITEDNPNQKRDKSSALREALKKDPSQVRSEEMFAACFPNIKDHQNHPIAVKATTDILNIIQKIKTGNRTSSTDHLNLQALVNKWNEEGYAIEYRPAQEKGGTMSKLLLCMQMPWQRRLMLLYGQQICLLDATYRTSRYSVPLFFLWVRTNVNYAVVGVFITQTDTKEDIADALKVFQNWNSDWNPSHFMVDFREAEIGALEEVFKGSKVLLSDFHREKEWVEWTRIKDNDVTCQKEVLTLLRAIADAQTKEEFQNSTVTLKQHPVWQTNEKLRRWFSSKWLSQAERWLKVFKNENLKLVLYTNNGVERQNEALKHSYLEGYRNCSLSETLIVIVRDLLPRSYQKYVELNVKCSSGYRKYSANVPCYLRDRPRMIAQHIMARHQESLLFNISDITSADKAVFNVKSQTSQEEYQVNFGSDEQMPSCTCLDWQENLLPCQHFCAVLNLVPGWNWENLSSMYRQNPFFTLDEVCLGHSGTLPVTSSADLHLARQRAEVLKKKRNKKTPEKGSSTQPPALPSGTILTTPSFQAQKLQKCGSLLREITDLTSHLQDETFLDSVIDRLTDLLEDVRHHTPHNDTLDLSYTPPSKKWCSVSTRHPNPLSTVPKTLC
- the si:dkey-31c13.1 gene encoding uncharacterized protein si:dkey-31c13.1 isoform X2 encodes the protein MGSIETFASLDHFSAYLRQYEEDTKTKFIVLKSDRSFGKSDQTVEKQLNWEVKTVPFNGIPFKVIGKKTYICHQGRDKHAKAKQRREETKAQCLKEDHSSVKTRRLMQPTKKMGCPATIYVSHIVKFPDYLITEDNPNQKRDKSSALREALKKDPSQVRSEEMFAACFPNIKDHQNHPIAVKATTDILNIIQKIKTGNRTSSTDHLNLQALVNKWNEEGYAIEYRPAQEKGGTMSKLLLCMQMPWQRRLMLLYGQQICLLDATYRTSRYSVPLFFLWVRTNVNYAVVGVFITQTDTKEDIADALKVFQNWNSDWNPSHFMVDFREAEIGALEEVFKGSKVLLSDFHREKEWVEWTRIKDNDVTCQKEVLTLLRAIADAQTKEEFQNSTVTLKQHPVWQTNEKLRRWFSSKWLSQAERWLKVFKNENLKLVLYTNNGVERQNEALKHSYLEGYRNCSLSETLIVIVRDLLPRSYQKDRPRMIAQHIMARHQESLLFNISDITSADKAVFNVKSQTSQEEYQVNFGSDEQMPSCTCLDWQENLLPCQHFCAVLNLVPGWNWENLSSMYRQNPFFTLDEVCLGHSGTLPVTSSADLHLARQRAEVLKKKRNKKTPEKGSSTQPPALPSGTILTTPSFQAQKLQKCGSLLREITDLTSHLQDETFLDSVIDRLTDLLEDVRHHTPHNDTLDLSYTPPSKKWCSVSTRHPNPLSTVPKTLC